GACGCGCATCATCGTCTCATAGCCACCGAAGGCGGAGACAAGCATCAGCAGCGTGCTCATCGGCAGGTGGAAGTTCGTTATCAGGGCGTCTATCACCCGGAAACGGTATCCGGGGCTGATGAAGAGCTTCGTATCGAGCACACCGGGGACGATTTCGCCGTACCGCTGCGCGAAGGACTCCAG
The nucleotide sequence above comes from Cloacibacillus sp.. Encoded proteins:
- a CDS encoding S-adenosylmethionine:tRNA ribosyltransferase-isomerase; amino-acid sequence: LESFAQRYGEIVPGVLDTKLFISPGYRFRVIDALITNFHLPMSTLLMLVSAFGGYETMMRVYREAVEKRYRFFSFGDSMFIE